In a genomic window of Bombina bombina isolate aBomBom1 chromosome 8, aBomBom1.pri, whole genome shotgun sequence:
- the CTU1 gene encoding cytoplasmic tRNA 2-thiolation protein 1, giving the protein MPVTCNSCEERRAVLRRPKTGHSLCKECFFHAFEEEIHQTIISAQLFQPGEKVGIGASGGKDSTVLAHVMKVLNQRCSYGLDLILLSVDEGISGYRDDSLETVKRNQQQYELPLKIVSYQELYGWTMDEIVKQVGLKNNCTFCGVFRRQALDRGAMILGVNKICTGHNADDIAETVLMNFLRGDIARLRRCTAITTGSEGAIPRCKPLKYAYEKEIVLYAYFKKLDYFSTECIYSPNAYRGHARAFLKDLEAIRPSSIIDIIHSGENLSVKDDVRMPVQGTCTRCGYISSQGLCKACVLLEGLNRGLPKLGIGKHHKLHHKLLAQEPLSEQEERKLKAVDF; this is encoded by the exons ATGCCTGTTACGTGTAACAGCTGTGAAGAGAGGCGAGCTGTCCTACGGCGACCAAAGACAGGTCATTCCTTGTGCAAAGAATGCTTCTTTCATGCTTTCGAGGAGGAAATTCACCAGACCATCATATCTGCTCAGCTTTTCCAGCCAGGTGAGAAGGTTGGAATTGGTGCATCAGGAGGAAAAGACTCCACTGTGCTCGCCCATGTCATGAAAGTACTGAATCAACGGTGCTCTTATGGGCTGGACCTTATCCTACTCTCAGTGGATGAAGGCATCTCAGGCTATCGTGATGACTCCCTGGAAACTGTAAAAAGAAATCAGCAGCAATACGAGTTACCTTTGAAAATTGTCTCTTATCAAGAGCTGTATGGCTGGACCATGGATGAGATTGTGAAGCAAGTTGGCCTTAAGAATAACTGCACCTTCTGTGGGGTGTTCAGAAGACAGGCACTAGATCGTGGTGCTATGATTCTGGGAGTCAACAAAATTTGTACAG GTCATAATGCAGATGATATCGCAGAGACTGTGCTGATGAACTTTCTGCGAGGAGACATAGCGAGGTTGAGGCGCTGTACCGCCATTACCACAGGCAGTGAGGGAGCCATTCCACGTTGTAAACCTTTGAAATATGCATATGAAAAGGAGATTGTGCTTTATGCCTATTTTAAGAAGTTAGATTACTTTTCTACTGAATGCATTTACTCTCCCAATGCCTACCGTGGACATGCCCGCGCCTTCCTCAAGGACTTGGAGGCAATAAGGCCCAGCTCCATCATTGACATAATTCATTCAGGGGAGAATCTGTCTGTGAAAGATGATGTGAGGATGCCCGTGCAGGGGACCTGCACCCGCTGTGGGTATATCTCCAGCCAGGGCCTGTGCAAGGCATGTGTCTTGCTAGAGGGTCTGAACCGAGGTCTTCCCAAACTGGGCATTGGAAAACACCATAAGCTGCATCACAAACTTCTGGCACAGGAACCCCTGAGTGAGCAGGAGGAGAGAAAGCTCAAAGCAGTGGATTTCTGA